One part of the Cottoperca gobio chromosome 14, fCotGob3.1, whole genome shotgun sequence genome encodes these proteins:
- the rom1a gene encoding rod outer segment membrane protein 1a, whose translation MVVMKMKFPFQKRVKLAQGLWLLSWCATLAGAITFALGCILKTELRRRAEVMDNSDIHVVPNTLMIVGLASLGINYFASKICQDALDAGRFPRWKNMLKPYFAISCFFTVLMLLAVIMSYVMKGNLESSLKVGLRNGIRFYKDTDTPGRCFQKQNIDRLQMEFQCCGNNDFRDWFEVQWISNRYLDFSTKEVKDRIKSNVDGRYLLDGVPFSCCNPSSPRPCIQYQLTNNSAHYNYEYQTEELNIYLRGCREALVNYYMGLMNTIGAGVLSVFLLQGSVLVSLRFLQTSMEAVAGNENTEIETEGYLLEKSVKDTVMEYVGPLMTFFLLTNQVEEGATGAPAGP comes from the exons ATGgtggtgatgaagatgaagttcCCCTTTCAGAAAAGGGTGAAGCTAGCCCAGGGACTGTGGCTCCTCTCCTGGTGTGCCACATTGGCCGGGGCGATCACCTTCGCCCTTGGCTGCATCCTCAAGACGGAGCTCCGCAGGAGGGCAGAG GTAATGGATAACTCAGACATACATGTTGTGCCCAACACCCTCATGATTGTTGGTCTGGCGTCCTTGGGTATCAACTACTTTGCTTCAAAGATCTGTCAGGATGCCCTAGACGCCGGGAGATTTCCTCGCTGGAAGAACATGCTGAAGCCCTATTTTGCCATCTCTTGCTTCTTCACTGTCCTCATGCTGCTAGCTGTCATCATGAGCTATGTAATGAAGGGCAATCTGGAGTCATCTCTGAAGGTTGGCCTGAGGAACGGCATCCGCTTCTACAAGGACACAGACACCCCGGGCCGCTGCTTCCAGAAACAGAACATCGACCGCCTGCAGATGGAGTTTCAGTGTTGTGGAAACAATGACTTCAGGGATTGGTTTGAGGTCCAGTGGATCAGCAACCGCTACCTTGATTTCAGCACTaaggaagtgaagga TCGCATCAAGAGCAACGTGGATGGCCGTTACTTGCTAGATGGAGTCCCGTTCAGTTGCTGCAACCCCAGCTCTCCACGGCCATGCATCCAGTATCAGCTCACCAACAACTCAGCTCACTATAACTATGAATACCAAACCGAGGAGCTCAACATCTACCTCCGAGGCTGCAGAGAGGCACTGGTCAACTACTACATGGGCCTGATGAACACCATTGGGGCTGGAGTACTGTCAGTCTTCCTCTTACAG GGCTCTGTGCTGGTGAGCTTGCGGTTCCTGCAGACTTCCATGGAggcagtggcagggaatgaaaACACAGAGATTGAAACAGAAGGGTACTTGCTGGAGAAATCAGTAAAAGACACGGTGATGGAGTACGTTGGACCTCTGATGACGTTCTTCCTGCTTACAAACCAGGTGGAGGAGGGCGCTACTGGAGCCCCAGCTGGCCCCTGA
- the zfpl1 gene encoding zinc finger protein-like 1, which yields MGLCKCPKRKVTNLFCFEHRVNVCEHCLVSNHNKCIVQSYLQWLQDSDYNPNCTLCSTPLNAQDTVRLVCYDVFHWSCLNNLASRLPLHTAPAGYQCPTCQSPLFPPSNLASPIADVLKEQLSSVNWARAGLGLPLIEEPIGVLEETTANDVTDYTDWSTFDAQEPSNIYPSHSYNTSLNPPPDSVPPPAQEDLVGPRKNGDPTKQEHSVVNYTTATTCDTITLHTASSPRKIYDTRDVGHSSVTQIDFDDDKYRRRPTLSWFAQILKNRTGGKRTSLSWKQRVFMLLVVGVLGFFTLIIIMAKLGRASAGSDPNLDPLLNPNIRVGKN from the exons ATGGGTCTCTGCAAGTGTCCGAAGAGAAAGGTGACCAATTTATTCTGCTTCGAACATCGTGTAAATGTGTGCGAGCATTGCCTAGTCTCCAACCACAACAAG TGTATCGTGCAGTCATATTTGCAATGGCTCCAGGACAGTGACTACAACCCCAACTGTACTCTGTGTAGTACTCCACTGAATGCTCAAGACACTGTGAGGCTGGTCTGCTATG ATGTCTTTCACTGGTCCTGTCTTAATAATTTGGCCTCTCGGCTGCCCCTCCACACGGCTCCAGCGGGATACCAGTGTCCCACCTGTCAGAGTCCACTGTTTCCCCCTTCCAACCTTGCGAGCCCGATTGCTGATGTGCTGAAAGAACAGCTGTCATCTGTTAACTGGGCTCGAGCTGGTTTAGGGCTGCCGCTG ATTGAGGAGCCCATTGGGGTCCTTGAGGAGACCACAGCTAATGATGTCACTGATTATACTGACTGGTCCACATTTGACG CACAAGAACCAAGTAACATTTACCCCAGCCACTCTTACAACACCAGCCTCAACCCACCACCAGATTCTGTCCCACCTCCAGCACAGGAAGACCTTGTAGGTCCTCGTAAAAATGGGGATCCAACTAAACAGGAGCACTCTGTGGTCAACTACACGACTGCCACTACATGTGACACAATTACACTACACACAG CATCATCACCAAGAAAGATCTACGACACACGGGACGTTGGTCACAGCTCTGTCACACAGATTGACTTTGACGATGACAAGTACCGGCGACGACCAACGTTAAGTTGGTTTGCTCAAATTCTCAA aaatcGAACAGGAGGAAAGCGGACATCTCTGTCCTGGAAACAGCGGGTCTTCATGCTCCTTGTTGTCGGAGTTCTGGGATTCTTTACGTTGATAATCATCATGGCTAAACTTGGACGCGCCTCCGCTGGATCCGACCCAAACTTAGATCCTCTTCTTAACCCCAACATCCGTGTGGGAAAAAACTGA